A stretch of DNA from Cupriavidus taiwanensis:
ATGGCGGTCACGCGCTGCGCGCGCTGGCCGGGATCGGGGATGTCCTCGGCGTCGCTGAGCATCTCGCCGAACAGCGCCTGGGCGTCGTCGAGCTTGCCCATGCGCGCCAGCAGCTGGGCGCGCTTGGCAGTGGCCGCCGGCGCCAGCCGGATGTCCTCGATGCGGTCGAGCCAGCGGATCGCGCCGGCGTAGTCCTTGCGCTCCTCGGCGATCTGCGCCAGGTATTGATAGGCGATATCGGGATTGGCGCTGGGTTGTTTTTCGACCAGCTGCAGGTATTCCTGCAGGTACTGTTCGGCCTCGCCGTAGTTCTTGGCCTGCAGGCTGGTCAGGCCCAGCGCCAGCGGCACGCGCGGGTCGGCGGGGGCCACCTTGCGCAGCGTCTCGAACTCCTGGCGGGCCGCCGGCATGTCGTTCTTCAGCAGGTATAGCCGCGCCAGCGTGATATGGCCGTTGACCGATTCGGGCGACTTTTCCAGGAAGCGCTTGAGCACCGCCACGGCTTCGTCGGGCTGCTTCTCGGCGCGCAGTTCGGCCGACATCAACGCGGCCGCTTCATAGCCGGGCCGCAGCCGCAGGGCCTGGTCGAGCGCGGCCAGCGCGCCCGCCTCGTCGCCGGCAACTTCGCGCGCGCGCGCCAGTGCCAGCTGGGTCTCGGGCAGCTTGATGTCGTTGCGGGTCAGTTCCTGCAGCAGCGCGGCCGCGCCGGCCGGATCGCTGGTGCGCGACAGCTGCTGCTGCAGCTGCAGGATGGCTTCGCCGCGCTGGCCGGCCGGCACCGCGGCAAGTTGTTGCTGCAGCAGGGGGCGGGCGTCATCCCAGCGACCGTTGAGCACCAGCAGGGTCGACAGCACCTGGCCGGCCGCGGGCGAGGATGGAGTGATCTCCTTCCATAGCCGCGCGGCGTCGAGCGCCTGCTGCGGGATGCGCGCGTTGAAGGCGATCTCGGTGGCACGCTGCGCGAAGCGCGGGTCGCGGGTCTGGCGCGCCAGTTCCAGGTAGGTGCGGTAGGCCGGGCCGATCAGTCCGCGCTGGATGGAAATCTCGGCGGCGAGCACCATATAGACGATATCGTCGGTCAGCTCCAGCGACGGCAGTGCCGGACGCGCTGGCTTGGCCGCCGGGGCGTCAGCCGCGGCCAGTTGCAGCATGGGCAGCGAAGCGGCGCCGACGGGCGGCGCGGCGTGGCTGGCGCCAGCCGCCGCCGCCAGCAGCGCGCTGGCGGCCAGAGCGCGCACATGGCGCCGCGGGGCGTGCCACCAGCGGGCCGGGGTGCCGGCACGGCGCGCCGTGCGCGAACCGGCGCCCGGCGATGTGGTCAGGCCGCCGCCCGCGGTGGCTTGCAACGTGGAGTCCGGCATCAGGTCCGGCATCAGGTCCGACATGTATTGAGTGCTCCGGCGCGCGCTGGCGAAGGATAGGAGATTGCGCAGTGATAAGGGCATTGTAGCCTGCCGCTACAATGCGCTGCTTGGCGCCGCAGGCCGGCGCCAGCAGGCGCTGCAGGAGTTTTGAGCGGTAACCAACGGAGAGGTTCGATGCCTGAATTGCCCGAGGTCGAGGTGACCCGGCGCGGCTTGCTGCCGCATGTGGTGGGGCGGCGCATCGCCGCGGTCACGGTGCGCCACCGCGGCCTGCGCTGGCCGGTCGACCCGGACCTCGAAACCCGCCTGGCCCAGCGCCTGGTGCGCCGCATCGAGCGCCGCGGCAAGTATCTGCTGCTGGAATGCGTCAGCGCCGACGCGGCGCAGCCGCCCGGCTGGCTGCTGGTGCATCTCGGCATGACGGGCACACTGAGGGTGCTACCCGAGGCACCACCGCCGGGCGTGCATGATCACTTCGACCTGGTGCTCAACGCCGAGCCCGACGCGGCGTCAGCAGCAACATCCGGCCCGCAGCCAGACACCATCGTGCTGCGCTTCCGCGATCCACGCCGCTTCGGCGCCATCCTCTGGACTACGCTGCCGGAGGCGGAACTGCCGTCGCATCCGCTGCTGAGCACCCTCGGCATCGAGCCGTTCGATCCGGCCTTCGACGGCGCCTGGCTGCACCGCCATACGCGCGGTCGCAGTGCGGCGATCAAGACCGTGCTGCTGTCCGGCGCGATCGTGGTGGGCGTGGGCAACATCTACGCCTCCGAAAGCCTGTTCCGCGCCGGTATCCACCCGACCACGCCGGCCGGACGCCTGAGCCGCGCGCGTTGCGACCGGCTGGCGCAAGCCGTGCGCGACACCCTGGCGCAGGCGATCGAGCGCGGCGGCAGCACACTGCGCGACTTTGTCGGCAGCGACGGCGCCAGCGGCTACTTCCAGCTCGATTGCTTTGTCTATGACCGCGCTGGCCTGCCATGCCGGGTGTGCGCCAAACCGGTGCGCCAGATCGTCCAGGGCCAGCGTTCCACCTTCTATTGCACCAACTGCCAGCACTGATCGGCGCGCGGAGTGCTTCACGGACGGCCCGCTGCCGCGGGCCGATGGATCGGCGCAACACTGGCGGGGTCACCGCCATCCAAGGGGCGGGAATTCCACAAAAGCGCCCTGGAAACCTGTATCGTGTGCGCAGTCATAAAAAGTTACAAAATGGCCGGCCGCGTCCATGGCAGGGTTGCGGACCGGCATCGCGAACACGGGCATGCCGCCAGGGAGGGTGGCGGGCCCCGAGGCAAAACCACGCCAGCCCAACAGCTCCATGACAACGCTCGCCCACCAATTCGAACAATACGGCGCCTGGAGAACCGGGGTCCTCCAGTCACTGGCCGAATTCCAGTCCTGGCTGCAGCAGCACGACCTCTACGATGCGCAGGCCGACGACCGCGTGCAGCGCATCCAGAGCGTGCTGCGCAGCGACCGCCTCAAGGTCGCCTTCATCGCCGAGTTCTCGCGTGGCAAGAGCGAGCTGATCAACGCCATCTTCTTTGCCGACTACGGGCGCCGCATCCTGCCGTCGTCGGCGGGGCGCACCACCATGTGCCCGACCGAGTTGCGCTACGACGAGGCCGAGCCACCCAGCATCCGCCTGCTGCCGATCGAGACGCGCCTGCAGGACGCCTCGACCGCCGACTTCATCGAGGCCGGCACCTCGGCATCGCACTGGCATTCGGTGCCGCTGGATCCATCGTCGCCCGAGGGCATGCTCGAGGCGTTCCAGCACGTGGTGCAGACCATGCGCGTCCCGCCCGAACAGGCCGAGGCACTGGGGTTGTACCACGAGAACGACCCGGATGCCGCCTATGCGGTCGATGCCGAAGGCATGGTCGAGATCTCGCGCTGGCGCCACGCCGTCATTAATTTTCCGCATCCGCTGCTGCGCCAGGGCCTGGTGATCCTTGACACGCCGGGCCTGAACGCGATTGGCACCGAACCCGAGCTGACGCTGCGGCTGATCCCGGACGCGCATGTGGTGGTGTTCGTGCTGGCCGCCGACGCGGGCGTGACCAAGAGCGACCTGGAACTGTGGCGCAGCCATGTCGGCGCCGGACACCGGCGCGGCTGCCTGGCGGTGCTCAACAAGATCGACGGACTGTGGGATCCGCTGCGCCAGCCCGGCGAGATCGCGCACGAAATCGCGCGGCAGGTGTCGACCACCGCGCAGGTGCTGGGCATCGAGCAGTCGCGCGTGTATCCGGTGTCGGCGCAGAAGGGGCTGGTGGCCAAGGTCACGCACGACGACCCCCTGCTCGCGCGCAGCGGCTTGCCCGAGTTCGAGCACGTGCTGTCGGACCAGCTGATTCCGCGCCGGCGCGAGATCGTCTCGGACCAGGTGTACCGGCTGGTGCAGGACATGGCGCGCGCCGCGCAGCAGCTGCTGCAGAGCCGCCGCCGCGATATCGTCGAGCAGTTGTTCGAGCTGCGCGGACTGCGCGGCAAGAACCATGCGATGGTCAAGCACATGCTGATGCGGGTGCAAAGCGAGAAGGAAGAGTTCGAGCAGAGCATCAGCAAGTTCCAGGCGCTGCGCCTGGTCTTTGGCCGGCACAGCGCCGACATCATCAAGAGCCTGCAATTGCGCGACGTTCGCCGCACCATGCGCGGCGCGCGCGAGCAGATGAAGGAGCGCTTCTTCTCGCGCGGCCTGCGCGAGGACATGGAAGCGTTGTTCGGGCAGCTGAGCGGGCTGGTGAGCGATGCCGACAACAAGATCGGCCAGCTGCACCAGTTGATCGACAGCATGTACCGGCGCTTCAATGCCGAGCACGGCTTCACGCTGCCGGCGCCGATGCAGTTCACCGCCGAGCGCTACCTGGCCGAGCTGAAGGAGACGCTGCGACTGGTGCAGGCGCATTTCGGCACGGTCAGCATGCTGACGCGTTCGCGCCCGCAGCTGGTGCAAAGCGCGTTCAACACCATGGCCAGCCGCGTGCTGGACAATTTCCGCGGCCTCAACCGCGATATCGAAGTGTGGCTCAAGTCGGTGATGACGCCGCTGGAAGCGCAGGTGCGCGAACACCAGAAGCAGCTGCGCCGGCGTGTCGATTCGATCGAGCGCATCCATGAGGCCACCGACACGCTGGAAAGCCGCATCGCCCAGCTGGAGGAAGTGCTGAATGGGCTGGACGAGCGCAGCGGGCGCATCGAGGGCTTTGCGCAGCGGCTGATGCGGCCGGGGGCCGATGCAGGCAGCGCCAGCCTGGCGGTGGCCTAGCCAGTTCCTGAAGCCGGTATATCATGTGGCGCCGCTCTCCCGCGGCGCTTTTTTTGCTGACCAGCTTCGCACGCTGCCGGTTTGCTCCCCTCTCCCGCGTGCGGGAGAGGGGGCGCCCAACTGGCGACAAGTTCTACACAAGCTTTACCCAATGCCCCGCAAGCCCGTTCCCCGCATCGCTCCCGCCCTTCCCGACGATCTCCACGTGCCGCCGGATTTCGGCGCGCGGGTCGTCAACTGGCAACGCGTCCACGGCCGGCACGACCTGCCGTGGCAGAACACCCGCGATCCGTACCGCATCTGGCTGTCCGAGATCATGCTGCAGCAGACCCAGGTCAGCGCGGTGATCGACTACTTCCAGCGCTTCGTCGCGCAGCTGCCCACGGTGCAGGACCTGGCGGCCGCGCCTGCCGACCAGGTGATGGCGCTGTGGGCCGGGCTCGGCTATTACTCGCGCGCGCGCAACCTGCACCGCTGCGCCATGCAAGTGGTCGGCGAGCACGGCGGCCGCTTCCCCACCGACCCCGCGGTGCTGGTCACGTTGCCGGGCATCGGCCGCTCCACCGCGGCGGCCATCGCCGCCTTCAGCGCGGGGGTGCGCTCGCCGATCCTGGACGGCAACGTCAAGCGCGTGTTCGCGCGCTGCTTCGGCATCCATGGCCATCCGGGCGAGCGCGCGGTGGAAACGCGCATGTGGCAGCTGGCGGAACTGGCCTTGCCGGCGCCCGGACCGCGCCAGGGCGAAGACATGGTTGCCTATACGCAGGGGCTGATGGACCTGGGCGCGACCGTGTGCTCGCGGGGCAAGCCCGCCTGCCTGGCCGAAGCCGAAGCATGTCCGCTGTCCGCCGATTGCGTCGCGCGCCGTGACGGCCTGACCGCCGTGCTGCCTGCGCCCAGGCCGCGCGCCGCGATCCCGGAGCGCAGCACGGTGATGCTGCTGGTGCGGCGCGAGCGTGAAGTGCTGCTGCGCCTGCGTCCGCACAGCGGCATCTGGGGCGGCCTGTGGAGCCTGCCGGAAATACCGGTCGACACCGTGCCCTTCGACGCGGAAGCCGCCGAGGCCCGCGCGCTCGACTACGCGCGCGCGTTCGGCACGCCCGCGCGCGCCGCGCTGGCCGGCGAGCTGACCCATGTGTTCACGCACTTCCGGCTGCTGATCCGCGCCATCCGGGTCGACCTCAACGCGGAGGAGAACATGCTGCGGCAGGACAGTGCGACGCCGGCCGGGCAGCGCTGGCTGTCGCTCGACGATCTCGATGCGCTGGGCACGCCCGCGCCGGTGCGCCGGCTGCTGGAGGACCAGGCGCGGGTGGGCTTGTTCTGAAGCTGGGGCAGGGCGGGGGCGGTGCGAAAGGCCCTAGAGCATGTGGTTCTGCCGCATGTAGCGGTGCACGATCTCGATGCGCATGCCCGCGTCGGGCAAGGCCATCAGCATCTGCTTTGCTTTCAGCGGCACTGGCAGCAGTTCGCACAGCCGGTTGGCGACCCAGCTCGGGTCGTCCCACAGGTAGGGCTCGTCGAAGGGCATGCGGTCGGGCTGCTCGGCGTGCAGCCGCGTGACGATGCGGCGCAGCGCATCCAGGCATTCGCCCAGCAGTTCCAGCTTGCAGTCGATGATGTCGGGAGGGAGCACCTCGGCGCGCGCCACCAGCAGGCCGTCGTCGCGGATTTCGTGGCTAATGATATGGAAGCGCTCGCGCCCGCGCGTGCGGATCAGCAGCACGCCCAGCTGCTCCATGTTGCAGTCGACGATTTCGGCGAGGCAGCCGACCAGTTCTGGCACGGTGGGCTGGTTGGGCCGGGCCACCTCCTCGCCGCTGGCGATCAGGCAGACGCCGAATGGCGCGCTGTCGCGCAGGCAGTTGCGCACCATGTCGACATAGCGCGCCTCGAACACGCGCAACGGCAGCCGTCCACCGGGAAACAGCACCGTGTGCAAGGGGAACAGCGGCAGGTTGTCGAGCGTCCGTGGCGGATCTTCGGATCCTGCCGGACGGTAGAGGTCGGTCGAGGACATGCGGTGCAGGCTTGGGGTCGCGCAGCATTGGGCCGCCAGGCCGACGCCGCGCTCAGATGCCCCGTGCAGCCCGGGGTGCCATGCCGCGTGCGTCAGCCCGCCGGTGCGAGCTCTCGGTGTCTGACCAGCACATTACCATGTGCCCGGAAATAGTTGGCGAGCCTTTCGGCAATATAGACCGAGCGATGCTGCCCGCCGGTGCAGCCGATTGCCACGGTCAGGTAGCTGCGATTGTCGGCGATGAAGCTTGGCAGCCACTTTTCCACGTAGGCGCGGATATCCTCGGCCATTGCCAGCACCATCGGCTGCGCCTGCAGGAAGTCGATCACCGGCGTGTCGCGGCCGGTCAGCGGCCGCAGCGCCAGGTCGTAGTACGGGTTGGGCAGCGAGCGCACGTCGAACACCATGTCGGCATCGCTGGGCACGCCGTGCTTGAAGCCGAACGATTCGAACAGCAGCGTCAGGCGCTGGCTGTCGTCGCGGATCAGTTCCTTGATCCAGCTGCGCAGCGTATTGGTGCGCACATTGCTGGTGTCGATGCGGTGCGCGGCCTCGGCCAGCGGGCTCAGCAGCGCGCGCTCCATCTCGATCGCTTCCATCAGCGCCGTCTCGTTGAAGGCGCCGCCGCCGGCCGCGCCGTCGGTGCGCGCCGACAGTGGATGGCGGCGGCGTGTTTCGGAATAGCGCTGCACCAGGGCATCGGTGCTGGCGGTCAGGAAAATGACCTCGACCTGGTGCTCGGCAGCCAGCGCGCGCACGGTGTCGGGCAGCTGGTCGAGCGACTCGCGGCTGCGGATGTCGGTAGCCACGCCCAGGTGCGTGTAGCCCTGGCCGTCGAGGTAGCGGGTCAGTTCAGGAATGAACTGCGCGGGCAGGTTGTCCACGCAGTAATAGCCTGCATCTTCGAGGACGTTCAGTGCGACGGACTTGCCGGAACCGGATATGCCGGTGATGAGGATGATGCGCATAGCAACTGAAGCATAGCATCAGGTGCCGGCTGCGTCATGACAGCTCGCTGATACCAGCAAAAATGGCGAACCTTCCGGTTCGCCATGCTGCTGCGCGAGCAAGGACGCTCAGGCTGCCTTGGACAGGCACTCCTTCATGTGGGCCTTGTATTCGTCGCCCTTCTTGCCCTTGCCGGACTTGCTGCAGGAAGCCATCTTGTCCTGCTGGGTCTTGGACACGCCCGCCTTCGACAGGCATTCCTTCATGAACGCCTTGCGTTCGTCGCCCTTCTTGCCGGAGGCCTGCGCGTTGCAGGCCTTCATCTTGTCCTGCTGGGTGTTGGCCGCGGGCTTGTCAGGATTGGCCGGAGTAGCAGGCGTAGCGGGCACGGCGGGAGTTGCCGGAGCCGCGGCCGACGGCTTGGCCGGCGTAGCGGGGGTGGCCGGGGTGGCGGTCTGCGCAAAGGCGCTGGCCGCGAACAACGGGGTGACCAGCGCGCACACTGCAATCAGGGTCTTCATGCTTGCTCTCCTCGGGGGTGGACAACCTATCGCCGCGCGCCTGGGTCGGCGTTGCAGCTTCCGTAACGGGCGTGATGCCCATTACAGCACAAAACGGGGCATCCCCGAGAAACGTTGACGGTAGGTTGCTACGCCGTTGTAAGCAATTGAAAACCCCGGGACGTCGAGGCTTACAGCAGCCGCCCCTGTCCGCGCGAGACGGCATCGGCTTGCATCGCGGCGCGCTGCCGGTCCATGAAGTCGCGCAGCGTGTCGATGCCGCGCAGGCGCAGGATGGTGTTGCGCACGGCCGCTTCGACCAGCACGGCAAGGTTGCGGCCGGCCGCCACCTGGATCTTGACCATGTGGATCGGCAGCCCGAGCACGTCCAGGTACTGCGAATCCAGCGGCAGGCGCTCG
This window harbors:
- a CDS encoding tetratricopeptide repeat protein, with translation MSDLMPDLMPDSTLQATAGGGLTTSPGAGSRTARRAGTPARWWHAPRRHVRALAASALLAAAAGASHAAPPVGAASLPMLQLAAADAPAAKPARPALPSLELTDDIVYMVLAAEISIQRGLIGPAYRTYLELARQTRDPRFAQRATEIAFNARIPQQALDAARLWKEITPSSPAAGQVLSTLLVLNGRWDDARPLLQQQLAAVPAGQRGEAILQLQQQLSRTSDPAGAAALLQELTRNDIKLPETQLALARAREVAGDEAGALAALDQALRLRPGYEAAALMSAELRAEKQPDEAVAVLKRFLEKSPESVNGHITLARLYLLKNDMPAARQEFETLRKVAPADPRVPLALGLTSLQAKNYGEAEQYLQEYLQLVEKQPSANPDIAYQYLAQIAEERKDYAGAIRWLDRIEDIRLAPAATAKRAQLLARMGKLDDAQALFGEMLSDAEDIPDPGQRAQRVTAIRQAEVATLMESKAYDRARKVLNDRIVAEPDNADWIYELAMLDERQKRFASMETGLRRVIALQPQQKQGYNALGYSLADRNERLPEALKLLERAAELGPDDPYIMDSLAWVKFRMGDLQPAAALLRNAYAKAPEAEIGAHLGEVLWQLGEHDEARKTWTEAVRIDPENETLIDTLRRYKVNVQPSR
- the mutM gene encoding bifunctional DNA-formamidopyrimidine glycosylase/DNA-(apurinic or apyrimidinic site) lyase — translated: MPELPEVEVTRRGLLPHVVGRRIAAVTVRHRGLRWPVDPDLETRLAQRLVRRIERRGKYLLLECVSADAAQPPGWLLVHLGMTGTLRVLPEAPPPGVHDHFDLVLNAEPDAASAATSGPQPDTIVLRFRDPRRFGAILWTTLPEAELPSHPLLSTLGIEPFDPAFDGAWLHRHTRGRSAAIKTVLLSGAIVVGVGNIYASESLFRAGIHPTTPAGRLSRARCDRLAQAVRDTLAQAIERGGSTLRDFVGSDGASGYFQLDCFVYDRAGLPCRVCAKPVRQIVQGQRSTFYCTNCQH
- a CDS encoding dynamin family protein translates to MTTLAHQFEQYGAWRTGVLQSLAEFQSWLQQHDLYDAQADDRVQRIQSVLRSDRLKVAFIAEFSRGKSELINAIFFADYGRRILPSSAGRTTMCPTELRYDEAEPPSIRLLPIETRLQDASTADFIEAGTSASHWHSVPLDPSSPEGMLEAFQHVVQTMRVPPEQAEALGLYHENDPDAAYAVDAEGMVEISRWRHAVINFPHPLLRQGLVILDTPGLNAIGTEPELTLRLIPDAHVVVFVLAADAGVTKSDLELWRSHVGAGHRRGCLAVLNKIDGLWDPLRQPGEIAHEIARQVSTTAQVLGIEQSRVYPVSAQKGLVAKVTHDDPLLARSGLPEFEHVLSDQLIPRRREIVSDQVYRLVQDMARAAQQLLQSRRRDIVEQLFELRGLRGKNHAMVKHMLMRVQSEKEEFEQSISKFQALRLVFGRHSADIIKSLQLRDVRRTMRGAREQMKERFFSRGLREDMEALFGQLSGLVSDADNKIGQLHQLIDSMYRRFNAEHGFTLPAPMQFTAERYLAELKETLRLVQAHFGTVSMLTRSRPQLVQSAFNTMASRVLDNFRGLNRDIEVWLKSVMTPLEAQVREHQKQLRRRVDSIERIHEATDTLESRIAQLEEVLNGLDERSGRIEGFAQRLMRPGADAGSASLAVA
- the mutY gene encoding A/G-specific adenine glycosylase: MPRKPVPRIAPALPDDLHVPPDFGARVVNWQRVHGRHDLPWQNTRDPYRIWLSEIMLQQTQVSAVIDYFQRFVAQLPTVQDLAAAPADQVMALWAGLGYYSRARNLHRCAMQVVGEHGGRFPTDPAVLVTLPGIGRSTAAAIAAFSAGVRSPILDGNVKRVFARCFGIHGHPGERAVETRMWQLAELALPAPGPRQGEDMVAYTQGLMDLGATVCSRGKPACLAEAEACPLSADCVARRDGLTAVLPAPRPRAAIPERSTVMLLVRREREVLLRLRPHSGIWGGLWSLPEIPVDTVPFDAEAAEARALDYARAFGTPARAALAGELTHVFTHFRLLIRAIRVDLNAEENMLRQDSATPAGQRWLSLDDLDALGTPAPVRRLLEDQARVGLF
- a CDS encoding LON peptidase substrate-binding domain-containing protein — encoded protein: MSSTDLYRPAGSEDPPRTLDNLPLFPLHTVLFPGGRLPLRVFEARYVDMVRNCLRDSAPFGVCLIASGEEVARPNQPTVPELVGCLAEIVDCNMEQLGVLLIRTRGRERFHIISHEIRDDGLLVARAEVLPPDIIDCKLELLGECLDALRRIVTRLHAEQPDRMPFDEPYLWDDPSWVANRLCELLPVPLKAKQMLMALPDAGMRIEIVHRYMRQNHML
- the rapZ gene encoding RNase adapter RapZ, coding for MRIILITGISGSGKSVALNVLEDAGYYCVDNLPAQFIPELTRYLDGQGYTHLGVATDIRSRESLDQLPDTVRALAAEHQVEVIFLTASTDALVQRYSETRRRHPLSARTDGAAGGGAFNETALMEAIEMERALLSPLAEAAHRIDTSNVRTNTLRSWIKELIRDDSQRLTLLFESFGFKHGVPSDADMVFDVRSLPNPYYDLALRPLTGRDTPVIDFLQAQPMVLAMAEDIRAYVEKWLPSFIADNRSYLTVAIGCTGGQHRSVYIAERLANYFRAHGNVLVRHRELAPAG
- a CDS encoding PsiF family protein: MKTLIAVCALVTPLFAASAFAQTATPATPATPAKPSAAAPATPAVPATPATPANPDKPAANTQQDKMKACNAQASGKKGDERKAFMKECLSKAGVSKTQQDKMASCSKSGKGKKGDEYKAHMKECLSKAA